Proteins from one Coffea arabica cultivar ET-39 chromosome 8c, Coffea Arabica ET-39 HiFi, whole genome shotgun sequence genomic window:
- the LOC113706336 gene encoding tetraspanin-19 isoform X1, with protein MVSCSRCYLHRSIRVVNFVINAIGVAMIAYSLWLLKKWEEGVDELDLASPVPTPWFIYTCLGVGIVVCLSTLLGHSTANCISNSVLAVYIVSICSLLLVQAVIIVTVFYKTNWEMQISIYVDENHEEFKNFVLFHVEMCRLISISVLVAQLIVALLAGILWAVGCEPNLHCSSSDPPNFTYSFLDDRTSSLSDCTRLPERSFQVHNIGQTLRNSFA; from the exons ATGGTAAGCTGTAGCCGATGTTATTTGCACAGGTCAATCAGGGTTGTCAACTTCGTTATTAATGCTATTGGAGTTGCAATGATCGCATACTCTCTTTGGCTGCTGAAGAAGTGGGAAGAGGGGGTTGATGAGTTGGATCTTGCATCACCTGTTCCTACACCTTG GTTTATCTATACATGTTTAGGTGTGGGAATCGTTGTCTGCTTGAGCACACTATTGGGACATTCAACTGCTAACTGTATCAGCAATTCTGTCCTCGCCGTG TATATTGTTTCCATATGCTCTCTTCTTCTTGTCCAAGCTGTTATCATTGTCACAGTCTTCTACAAGACCAACTGGGAAATG CAAATTTCCATATACGTAGATGAGAACCATGAAGAGTTCAAGAATTTTGTTCTCTTTCATGTGGAAATGTGTCGTCTGATTTCAATCTCAGTTTTGGTAGCCCAG CTGATTGTTGCTTTGCTTGCTGGCATCCTATGGGCAGTAGGATGTGAACCAAACCTTCATTGCAGCAGCTCTGATCCCCCAAACTTTACATACTCATTTTTGGATGATCGTACTTCATCATTAAGTGACTGTACCAGATTACCTGAAAGGTCTTTCCAGGTTCATAATATCGGACAAACGCTAAGAAATTCATTCGCCTAA
- the LOC113706336 gene encoding uncharacterized protein isoform X2 — MSWILHHLFLHLGVGIVVCLSTLLGHSTANCISNSVLAVYIVSICSLLLVQAVIIVTVFYKTNWEMQISIYVDENHEEFKNFVLFHVEMCRLISISVLVAQLIVALLAGILWAVGCEPNLHCSSSDPPNFTYSFLDDRTSSLSDCTRLPERSFQVHNIGQTLRNSFA, encoded by the exons ATGAGTTGGATCTTGCATCACCTGTTCCTACACCTTG GTGTGGGAATCGTTGTCTGCTTGAGCACACTATTGGGACATTCAACTGCTAACTGTATCAGCAATTCTGTCCTCGCCGTG TATATTGTTTCCATATGCTCTCTTCTTCTTGTCCAAGCTGTTATCATTGTCACAGTCTTCTACAAGACCAACTGGGAAATG CAAATTTCCATATACGTAGATGAGAACCATGAAGAGTTCAAGAATTTTGTTCTCTTTCATGTGGAAATGTGTCGTCTGATTTCAATCTCAGTTTTGGTAGCCCAG CTGATTGTTGCTTTGCTTGCTGGCATCCTATGGGCAGTAGGATGTGAACCAAACCTTCATTGCAGCAGCTCTGATCCCCCAAACTTTACATACTCATTTTTGGATGATCGTACTTCATCATTAAGTGACTGTACCAGATTACCTGAAAGGTCTTTCCAGGTTCATAATATCGGACAAACGCTAAGAAATTCATTCGCCTAA